The nucleotide window TTTCAACCGAGTTATGCTGACTCGATGCACCAGCAATTGCAAACTCACTTGCACCAAGCTCTGTTAAAAGTGCTGCAACAATAATCGAAGAAACCGAAGTAGCGCATGCGGAAAACATTCCAATAAAAGAAATCGCTAGTTCTTTCGCAGCAAAATTAGTAGGGGTCATTTGATTAATTAAATCGCCCCCTAAAAAATAATCAATATCTAAGTTATTTAAGTTCGATTTTTTTAAAATGGCATGACAAGCTTCGGAAATTAGCATTGCATTTCCTTCTTCATTAGTTGATTTATTTAGACGCTCATCATCTAACACTTTATCAAAGTAAGTATGAAAGACGCTCCTTTTTTCAAGCGGCCCTACAACGGCTGCAGCTGCCAGTAACGAAGGTTTTGATTGAAAAACAATCACCATGACGCTACACCTACCGATACTAATATTAGCTTAATCAATGCGACAAAAAATGCAGAAACGACGCCAAACAAAATAACAGAGCCTGCAAGCTTAAACATATTACCGCCAACCCCTAAAACAAAGCCTTCGGATTTGTGCTCTATCGCTGCAGATATTACTGCATTACCAAAACCAGTAACAGGAACAGCACTACCTGCCCCTGCAAATTGACCAAGTTTTTTATACTGTCCGAAGCCCGTTAACAGCATTGCAATGAAAACCATTGTTGCCACAGTTGGGTTGCCAACCGTCTGCTCTGTAAAATCAAAAAAGATCATGAAAAAGAATGAAATTGCTTGTCCTACACAACAAATAATTCCCCCTACAACAAAGGCCTTCAGAATATTTAATCCATAGGGCGTTTGGGGAGTTAACTGTTCCTTTAACTTGTTATATTGTTGTTCATTCATGCTATGTTTCCTCCTTGGCAAGCTTTTTCAATTGTTGTATTTTATCGAGTACTTTTTCAGTATCCTTTTCCTCCATTAACTTCGATGACTCCCAAAATAATTTAAAGTCTGTCGAAACATGGACGGTTTGATTTGTATACTGTGATTCAAGCTTTTCCTTCCACTGATTTTCAATTTTTTGCTTATTCCATTTTTTCAGTGGTTTCAATTGTAATGCAACAAATAACTCATTATGCATAAATACAACATTGGCTTCTTCAACTTGATCTGATTTTTCTATGAGCCGTTTAATTTCCTGTGCTTGCTGTTCATCATCAGTAGACGTAGACGGGTAAATCGTTACTTTTTCTCGATCATTACACCCCACTAATAAAAGCATTAAACAAACAAACCATATTCCCTTTTGCACATGAGCCCCCCTTATTCAAATTTGCTCAAAGTATAGCCCTCGTTAAATGGAATTATTCAATGGCGAGATAAGTTCTTGAATGCCCCACCATTCGCCCGATTATATATTTCGTTTGGTCATATTGTAGAAAGAGTTTAAATACTGATAGGAGGTGAACTTCATGGGTTGTGGAAAAGGAAACGATGTAGGAGGTCAATCTTCAAGCCGTGGCTGTGTATGTGAAGTCGTACGTTCAATTTTAGAAATTCAAAACGCTGCTGTTCAGGATGAATGTTCTAGCTGTACAACAAACTGTTTCTTAGAGCCACTAGGGGGTATTGTAAGTCCTTCACGTTCTTCTGCTGATACACGTGTTTTCACATTACTAACAAAAAATGGATCTCCATTCTTTGCAACATTTAGTACAAGCGACAATAACTGTGAACCATGTATTTCGATTTATTTCCGCGTAGAAGATGTATTTGATGGCTGTTGTGCAACGTTACGTGTACTTGTTCCTTTAGATGAAAGTGGCGATATTGTTGATTTATTAAATGATGACGGAACAAAAGTATCATTAAGGGAAGTATGTAAAGTAACACAATTCGCTGCATCTGATAGCTGTATCACAGTAGACCTAGATTGCTTCTGTGCTGTTCAATGTATCGACGACGTGGATCTTGGAATTTG belongs to Solibacillus sp. FSL R7-0682 and includes:
- a CDS encoding CotY/CotZ family spore coat protein, coding for MGCGKGNDVGGQSSSRGCVCEVVRSILEIQNAAVQDECSSCTTNCFLEPLGGIVSPSRSSADTRVFTLLTKNGSPFFATFSTSDNNCEPCISIYFRVEDVFDGCCATLRVLVPLDESGDIVDLLNDDGTKVSLREVCKVTQFAASDSCITVDLDCFCAVQCIDDVDLGICN
- a CDS encoding YhcN/YlaJ family sporulation lipoprotein; translation: MQKGIWFVCLMLLLVGCNDREKVTIYPSTSTDDEQQAQEIKRLIEKSDQVEEANVVFMHNELFVALQLKPLKKWNKQKIENQWKEKLESQYTNQTVHVSTDFKLFWESSKLMEEKDTEKVLDKIQQLKKLAKEET
- the spoVAC gene encoding stage V sporulation protein AC, coding for MNEQQYNKLKEQLTPQTPYGLNILKAFVVGGIICCVGQAISFFFMIFFDFTEQTVGNPTVATMVFIAMLLTGFGQYKKLGQFAGAGSAVPVTGFGNAVISAAIEHKSEGFVLGVGGNMFKLAGSVILFGVVSAFFVALIKLILVSVGVASW